Within the Thermoanaerobaculia bacterium genome, the region CTCGAGAGCGGCGTTCACGCTGTCGCGGGCGCTCGCGGGAAAGACCGTGCGGCGGTTTCGCTGCGCCGGCGCGAGCGCGTCGAGGGCGGCGCTCGCCGGCCGCCGCATCGATTCGGTCGCCGCGGCCGGGAAGAACCTCCTCGTCCGCTTCGACGACGGCCGGACGCTCCGGACGCACATGCGGATGCACGGCTCGTGGCACCTCTATCGTCCGGGCGAGCGCTGGCGTCTTCCCGAGAGCCTCGCCCGCGCCGTGCTCGAGACCGACGATTGGACCGCGGTCTGCTTCTCGGCGCCGGTCGTCGAGGTCCTGCGCCCGGGAGAGGAGCGCTCGCATCCGGCGCTCGCCCGGCTCGGACCGGACGTCCTCGGAGAGAATTTCCGGGAGGACGAAGCCGTGTCGCGCCTCCGCGCCCGTCCCGACCTCGAGGTCGGGGACGCGCTCCTGCGGCAGGACCGGATCGCGGGGATCGGGAACATCTGGAAATCGGAAACGCTCTTTCGCTGCCGCGTCGACCCGTTCGCGCGCGTTTCGACGCTCTCCGACGCCGTGCTCGCGAAGGTCGTGCGCGAAGCCCGCAAGCTGATGGGAAGGAACTCCGGCGAAGCTTATCGGCCGGCCAAGCCGACGCTCGCCGGAACTTACGCCGTCTATCGCCGGAGCGGAAAGCCGTGCCGGCGCTGCGGGACGGCGATCGCGATGCGGCGTCAGGGCGAAGAGAAGCGGAGCACCTACTTCTGTCCGGCGTGTCAGGAGACCGCGCCTTGAGCCCGCTGTCGCGTTACGAGCGCCTCCTCGCGAAGGTTTCGCGACGATTCGCGGCGACCGCCCGTCGCCACGGCGGCGAGATCGCCTGCCGCGTCGGATGCTTCGGCTGCTGCGTCGGGCTTTTCGAGATCACCGCCCTCGACGCCGCGGTCGCCGCCCGGGGCCTCGCGAAGCTCCCCCCGGCGCGGCGGCACGCGATCGCCCGCCGCGCCGAGGCGATCGCCCGGCGCATCGCCCGAATCTTTCCCGGCGACGCCAAGACGCTTCTGCTCGACGTCCGGCGCCAGAAGGACTGGGACGCTTTCTTCGAGAAGACGGCCGCGATCGCGTGCCCGTTCCTCGTGCCGATCGGCGGCACAGGCGGCACCGCGGCGGCCGCGGCGCGGAAGCGTCGCTGGCCGACCGGATTCGTCTGCGCGATCTACGCCCACCGCCCCCACGCCTGCCGGACCTTCGGCTTGCCCCTCGCGAACCGCGGAACGGTCGTGTCCGAGCCGTGCCGTCTGAATTTCCGCGGCGCGCCGCAGGAAAAGATCGCGGCGGCGGCGCTTCCGGTCTATGAGCCGGAGGAAGAGCGGATCGCCCGCGACGCCGAGGCGCAGCTCGGCCTTCCCGTCGACGCGGCCACGATCCTGCCGGCGGTGGCTTCAAGTCGATTCATGTCTCCCCGAGGGTCGTAGAAAGGTCAGAACAGTTTCAGTTGTTCGGCGCGGCGAGGCGCGAGGCCGACGGGATGCGGGCGTCCGAGCCCGCGGCCGCGGCGTGCCGGGAGCGTACGTTAAGGCCGCGGGTCGTGGCGCACGC harbors:
- a CDS encoding DNA-formamidopyrimidine glycosylase family protein, which produces MPEGDTISRAAFTLSRALAGKTVRRFRCAGASASRAALAGRRIDSVAAAGKNLLVRFDDGRTLRTHMRMHGSWHLYRPGERWRLPESLARAVLETDDWTAVCFSAPVVEVLRPGEERSHPALARLGPDVLGENFREDEAVSRLRARPDLEVGDALLRQDRIAGIGNIWKSETLFRCRVDPFARVSTLSDAVLAKVVREARKLMGRNSGEAYRPAKPTLAGTYAVYRRSGKPCRRCGTAIAMRRQGEEKRSTYFCPACQETAP